In Denticeps clupeoides chromosome 1, fDenClu1.1, whole genome shotgun sequence, a single window of DNA contains:
- the fam113 gene encoding PC-esterase domain-containing protein 1A, which translates to MNTVTHRQAVELLHNKFIVVLGDSNHRSMYKDLVLLLQKDAHLTRSQLKSKGELVFEHDTLVEGGRMGEMTNGTGYREVRQFCTDHHLIRFYFVTFTFSAYVETILEDFKKGIKPDVVVLNSCLWDVSRYCRQWRPDYKENLNRLFIRLKSVLPDDCLIIWNMALPLGWRLTGGFLVPEIQALGPMLRHDVIEANFYSATLANAYGLDVLDLHFFFRHSLQHRADDGVHWNALAHRYITQLLLQHIAHAWGEELLRQQPAAVLFQQ; encoded by the exons ATGAACACCGTAACCCACCGCCAGGCCGTCGAGCTGCTGCACAACAAGTTTATTGTGGTGCTTGGGGACTCCA ATCACCGCTCGATGTATAAAGatctggtgctgctgctgcagaaggaCGCCCACCTGACCCGATCTCAGCTGAAGAGCAAG GGTGAGCTAGTCTTTGAACATGATACCCTGGTGGAGGGAGGAAGAATGGGTGAAATGACCAACGGCACAGGGTACCGCGAGGTGCGGCAGTTCTGCACCGACCACCATCTCATCCGCTTTTATTTTG tcactttcactttctctgcCTATGTGGAAACCATCCTGGAAGACTTTAAGAAGGGGATCAAACCCGATGTGGTCGTCCTGAATTCCTGCCTCTGGGAcgtgtccag GTACTGTCGTCAGTGGAGGCCGGACTACAAAGAGAACCTCAACAGGTTGTTCATCCGGCTGAAAAGCGTCCTTCCTGACGATTGCCTCATCATCTGGAACATGGCCTTGCCGTTGGGGTGGAGACTCACTGGTGGCTTTTTGGTTCCTGAG ATTCAGGCGCTGGGCCCAATGCTTCGCCATGACGTCATCGAGGCCAACTTTTACAGCGCGACGCTCGCCAATGCCTACGGCCTGGACGTGCTGGACTTGCACTTCTTTTTCCGCCACAGCCTGCAGCACCGCGCTGACGATGGCGTGCACTGGAACGCGCTGGCCCATCGATACATCACCCAGCTGCTGCTGCAACACATTGCACACGCGTGGGGCGAGGAGCTGCTCCGTCAGCAGCCCGCAGCGG TCCTGTTCCAACAATGA
- the phka1a gene encoding phosphorylase b kinase regulatory subunit alpha, skeletal muscle isoform isoform X1: protein MRSRSNSGVKLDNYARIVTQTILRYQDPVTGLLPASKEQPDAWVRDNVYSVLSVWALSLAYRKNADRDEDKAKAYELEQSVVKLMRGVLQCIMRQLDKVEKFKYSQSTTDSLHAKYNTRTCSTVVGDQEWGHLQVDATSLFLLFLAQMTASGLHIVYTQDEVDVVQNLMFYIEAAYKVADYGMWERGDKTNQGIPELNASSIGMAKAALEALDELNLFGAKGGPGSVVHALADDIQHCQSILNSMLPRASTSKEVDAGVLAIISYPAFAVEDLNLVNLTKEEIISKLQGRYGCCRFLRDGHKTPREDPNRLYYESAELKLFENIECEWPLFWTYLILDGIFINSPEQVQEYREALDGILIKQKDGIRLVPELYSVPSDKVDVEYVNPHSVERIPMGKCPLKWGQSLYVLGSLLAEGFLAPGEIDPLNRRFSTIPKPDVVVQVSILAETEEIKQLLKKNGIDVETVADIHPIRVQPSRVLSHIYARLGRNQRLGLTGRPYRRIGVLGTSKLYFIRNTIFAFTPQFIDHQQFYLALDNRMIVEMLRTDLSYLSSRWRMTGRPTVTFPISQTMLTEDHTDLDPAVLATLKKLQDGYYGGARIQTGKLSEFLTTSCFAHLSFMDSGKTRGGCMGWGEDEEDVRPEHELHFDDENDDLAEYLDQLLATAVPNQGLMVDRGQGGLVRFRAAANKTREMVSLVQKAKELKIHNVHMFLPTKLFHSPQPPLNLRDSTGPQSSQNPDVVVNSECSLPRDASGNLDYDALVQLLKDTENLQDQADILYILFKDKGMEWDTTLRGSGTTVHVLLLELYEKAGDMRQWGLIRTISGMLRKKVEELDWACSDLLAHQKHLTVGLPPEPREKTITAPMPPDQLAKLIDQASENNVTIAILTQEIMVYLAMNMRTQPGLFSEMFRLRIGLIIQVMATELAQSLNCSGEEATESLMSLSPSELKNLLHHILSGKEFGVQKSVRSMDTGVSPAISIHEVGHVGATKSERAGISKLKSDMKMNLSVHTPDIEQTESGKPQLQSFESFDASVNPPVQDSRHGQWLRRRRLDGALNRVPVGFYQKVWKILQKCHGLSIEGFVLPSSTTREMTPGEIKFAVHVETVLNRVPQPEYRQLLVEAILVLTMLADVDINSIGSIIHVEKIVHIANDMFYKDQKDLGAAENILVRDQSTGICRLLYDSAPSGRFGTMTYLTKAVATYVQDFLPSGSCALQ, encoded by the exons ATGAGGAGCCGCAGCAACTCCGGCGTCAAACTCGACAACTACGCCCGCATAGTGACCCAGACCATCCTGCGGTACCAG GACCCAGTGACGGGCCTGCTGCCGGCCAGTAAGGAACAGCCTGATGCTTGGGTGAGGGATAACGTGTACAGCGTCCTCTCCGTGTGGGCTCTGagcctggcctacaggaagaaTGCCGACCGTGACGAGGACAAGGCTAAGGCCTACGAGCTGGAACAG AGTGTTGTTAAATTAATGAGGGGGGTTCTACAGTGCATCATGCGGCAG TTGGACAAAGTGGAGAAGTTCAAGTACAGCCAGAGTACGACAGACAGCCTGCATGCAAAGTACAACACCCGCACATGTTCCACGGTGGTGGGCGATCAGGAGTGGGGTCACCTGCAGGTGGATGCCACCTCCCTGTTCCTGCTCTTCCTGGCCCAGATGACTGCTTCAG GGCTCCACATTGTGTACACTCAAGACGAGGTGGACGTGGTCCAGAATCTGATGTTCTACATTGAAGCAGCTTACAAAGTGGCG GACTATGGCATGTGGGAAAGGGGGGACAAGACAAACCAGGGCATACCTGAGCTCAATGCCAGTTCCATAGGCATGGCAAAA GCTGCATTAGAAGCGCTGGACGAGCTGAATCTGTTTGGTGCCAAAGGAGGGCCGGGCTCAGTGGTCCACGCTTTGGCTGATGATATCCAGCACTGCCAG TCCATCCTGAACTCCATGTTGCCCCGAGCCTCGACTTCAAAAGAGGTGGATGCAGGAGTGCTGGCCATCATCTCCTACCCAGCCTTCGCAGTGGAGGACCTGAACCTGGTGAACCTCACCAAGGAGGAGATCATCTCCAAGCTGCAG GGACGCTATGGGTGCTGCAGGTTTCTCAGAGATGGACACAAAACACCGAGAGAG GATCCCAACAGGTTGTACTATGAGTCTGCTGAGCTGAAACTGTTTGAGAACATTGAGTGTGAGTGGCCTCTGTTCTGGACCTACCTCATTTTGGATGGCATCTTCATAAACAGCCCAGAACAG GTGCAAGAGTACAGGGAGGCTCTCGATGGAATCCTGATCAAACAGAAGGATGGGATTCGTCTGGTACCTGAGCTATACAGTGTCCCTTCTGATAAG GTGGATGTGGAGTATGTGAACCCCCACTCAGTGGAGAGGATCCCTATGGGCAAGTGTCCTCTGAAATGGGGGCAGTCTCTTTATGTCCTTGGAAGTCTACTGGCAGAG GGTTTCTTGGCTCCTGGAGAGATTGACCCTCTGAACCGACGCTTCTCCACCATTCCCAAGCCTGATGTTGTTGTGCAgg TCTCCATCTTGGCTGAAACAGAGGAGATAAAGCAGCTGTTGAAGAAGAACGGTATTGATGTGGAGACGGTAGCAGACATCCATCCAATCCGGGTGCAGCCATCTCGTGTACTCAGTCATATTTACGCCAGGCTGG GGCGTAACCAAAGGCTTGGCTTGACGGGGAGACCCTACCGCCGGATTGGAGTGTTGGGAACCTCCAAACTCTACTTCATCCGGAACACCATCTTTGCCTTCACACCGCAG TTCATTGACCATCAGCAGTTCTACCTGGCTCTAGACAACAGGATGATAGTGGAGATGCTGCGAACTGACCTGTCCTACCTCTCCTCTCGATGGAGGATGACCGGACGGCCCACCGTCACCTTCCCCATCTCCCAGACCATGCTGA CCGAAGATCACACTGACCTGGACCCTGCGGTTCTGGCCACGCTTAAGAAATTACAAGATGGTTACTATGGTGGAGCCAG GATACAGACGGGGAAGTTGTCTGAGTTTCTAACCacttcctgctttgcacacctGAGCTTCATGGACAGCGGTAAGACACGTGGAGGCTGCATGGGCTGgggtgaagatgaggaagatgtTCGTCCTGAGCATGAGTTGCACTTTGACGATG aGAATGATGACCTGGCTGAATATCTGGATCAGCTGTTAGCAACTGCTGTCCCTAACCAGGGGCTGATGGTGGACCGAGGTCAGGGAGGGCTCGTCCGTTTCCGAGCAGCAGCCAATAAGACGCGAGAGATGGTGTCCCTTGTTCAAAAAGCCAAGGAACTTAAAATACACA ATGTTCACATGTTTCTCCCCACCAAGCTGTTCCACTCACCACAGCCTCCTCTCAACCTGAGAGACTCAACCGGACCTCAAAGTAGTCAA AATCCGGATGTGGTGGTGAACTCAGAGTGTAGTTTGCCTAGAGATGCCAGCGGCAACCTTGACTATGATGCTCTGGTCCAGCTGCTTAAAGACACTGAGAACCTACAGGACCAAGCAGACATCCTCTACATCCTTTTCAAAGACAA GGGCATGGAGTGGGACACTACTCTGAGAGGCAGTGGTACTACTGTGCACGTTCTACTGCTGGAGCTCTATGAGAAGGCTGGAGACATGCGGCAGTGGGGACTTATCCGGACAATCTCTGGAATGCTCCGCAAGAAGGTGGAGGAGTTGGACTGG GCTTGCTCTGATTTGTTGGCCCATCAGAAGCACCTGACAGTGGGATTACCTCCAGAGCCTCGTGAGAAGACCATCACAGC ACCCATGCCTCCCGACCAGCTGGCTAAACTGATAGACCAGGCCAGCGAGAACAACGTCACCATTGCCATCCTAACACAG GAGATCATGGTTTATTTGGCCATGAATATGAGGACACAGCCCGGCTTGTTCAGTGAGATGTTCCGTCTGCGTATTGGCCTCATAATCCAGGTCATGGCCACGGAGCTAGCCCAGTCCCTCAACTGCTCTG GTGAGGAGGCCACAGAGAGTCTAATGAGCCTAAGTCCATCGGAACTGAAGAACCTACTGCATCACATCCTCAGCGGAAAAGAGTTTGGCGTGCAGAAGagtg TGCGTTCTATGGACACAGGTGTCAGTCCTGCCATCTCCATCCATGAGGTTGGCCATGTGGGTGCTACCAAGAGTGAGAGAGCAGGCATCAGCAAACTCAAAAGTGACATGAAGATG AATTTGTCTGTACATACACCAGACATTGAGCAAACAGAGTCAGGG AAGCCCCAGTTGCAGTCCTTTGAGTCGTTTGACGCCTCAGTGAACCCGCCAGTGCAAGACAGCCGACACGGCCAGTGGCTGCGGCGGAGGAGACTGGACGGTGCCCTGAACAGAGTGCCAGTGGGCTTCTACCAGAAAGTCTGGAAGATTCTACAGAAA TGTCATGGACTCTCTATTGAGGGATTTGTACTCCCATCATCAACAACACGAGAG ATGACCCCTGGTGAGATAAAGTTTGCAGTGCACGTGGAGACAGTTCTGAACCGTGTTCCTCAGCCCGAGTATCGGCAGCTACTGGTCGAGGCCATCCTGGTGCTGACCATGCTGGCCGACGTGGACATCAACAGCATCGGCAGCATTATCCACGTGGAGAAGATTGTTCACATTGCCAATGACATGTTCTACAAGGAccag AAGGATCTGGGAGCAGCTGAGAATATTCTGGTGCGAGACCAGTCCACAGGCATCTGCAGACTGCTGTATGACAGCGCCCCTAGTGGCCGATTTGGAACCATGACATACCTCACCAAGGCAGTGGCCACCTACGTCCAGGACTTCCTGCCCAGCGGCTCCTGTGCTCTCCAGTAG
- the phka1a gene encoding phosphorylase b kinase regulatory subunit alpha, skeletal muscle isoform isoform X2 has protein sequence MRSRSNSGVKLDNYARIVTQTILRYQDPVTGLLPASKEQPDAWVRDNVYSVLSVWALSLAYRKNADRDEDKAKAYELEQSVVKLMRGVLQCIMRQLDKVEKFKYSQSTTDSLHAKYNTRTCSTVVGDQEWGHLQVDATSLFLLFLAQMTASGLHIVYTQDEVDVVQNLMFYIEAAYKVADYGMWERGDKTNQGIPELNASSIGMAKAALEALDELNLFGAKGGPGSVVHALADDIQHCQSILNSMLPRASTSKEVDAGVLAIISYPAFAVEDLNLVNLTKEEIISKLQGRYGCCRFLRDGHKTPREDPNRLYYESAELKLFENIECEWPLFWTYLILDGIFINSPEQVQEYREALDGILIKQKDGIRLVPELYSVPSDKVDVEYVNPHSVERIPMGKCPLKWGQSLYVLGSLLAEGFLAPGEIDPLNRRFSTIPKPDVVVQVSILAETEEIKQLLKKNGIDVETVADIHPIRVQPSRVLSHIYARLGRNQRLGLTGRPYRRIGVLGTSKLYFIRNTIFAFTPQFIDHQQFYLALDNRMIVEMLRTDLSYLSSRWRMTGRPTVTFPISQTMLTEDHTDLDPAVLATLKKLQDGYYGGARIQTGKLSEFLTTSCFAHLSFMDSENDDLAEYLDQLLATAVPNQGLMVDRGQGGLVRFRAAANKTREMVSLVQKAKELKIHNVHMFLPTKLFHSPQPPLNLRDSTGPQSSQNPDVVVNSECSLPRDASGNLDYDALVQLLKDTENLQDQADILYILFKDKGMEWDTTLRGSGTTVHVLLLELYEKAGDMRQWGLIRTISGMLRKKVEELDWACSDLLAHQKHLTVGLPPEPREKTITAPMPPDQLAKLIDQASENNVTIAILTQEIMVYLAMNMRTQPGLFSEMFRLRIGLIIQVMATELAQSLNCSGEEATESLMSLSPSELKNLLHHILSGKEFGVQKSVRSMDTGVSPAISIHEVGHVGATKSERAGISKLKSDMKMNLSVHTPDIEQTESGKPQLQSFESFDASVNPPVQDSRHGQWLRRRRLDGALNRVPVGFYQKVWKILQKCHGLSIEGFVLPSSTTREMTPGEIKFAVHVETVLNRVPQPEYRQLLVEAILVLTMLADVDINSIGSIIHVEKIVHIANDMFYKDQKDLGAAENILVRDQSTGICRLLYDSAPSGRFGTMTYLTKAVATYVQDFLPSGSCALQ, from the exons ATGAGGAGCCGCAGCAACTCCGGCGTCAAACTCGACAACTACGCCCGCATAGTGACCCAGACCATCCTGCGGTACCAG GACCCAGTGACGGGCCTGCTGCCGGCCAGTAAGGAACAGCCTGATGCTTGGGTGAGGGATAACGTGTACAGCGTCCTCTCCGTGTGGGCTCTGagcctggcctacaggaagaaTGCCGACCGTGACGAGGACAAGGCTAAGGCCTACGAGCTGGAACAG AGTGTTGTTAAATTAATGAGGGGGGTTCTACAGTGCATCATGCGGCAG TTGGACAAAGTGGAGAAGTTCAAGTACAGCCAGAGTACGACAGACAGCCTGCATGCAAAGTACAACACCCGCACATGTTCCACGGTGGTGGGCGATCAGGAGTGGGGTCACCTGCAGGTGGATGCCACCTCCCTGTTCCTGCTCTTCCTGGCCCAGATGACTGCTTCAG GGCTCCACATTGTGTACACTCAAGACGAGGTGGACGTGGTCCAGAATCTGATGTTCTACATTGAAGCAGCTTACAAAGTGGCG GACTATGGCATGTGGGAAAGGGGGGACAAGACAAACCAGGGCATACCTGAGCTCAATGCCAGTTCCATAGGCATGGCAAAA GCTGCATTAGAAGCGCTGGACGAGCTGAATCTGTTTGGTGCCAAAGGAGGGCCGGGCTCAGTGGTCCACGCTTTGGCTGATGATATCCAGCACTGCCAG TCCATCCTGAACTCCATGTTGCCCCGAGCCTCGACTTCAAAAGAGGTGGATGCAGGAGTGCTGGCCATCATCTCCTACCCAGCCTTCGCAGTGGAGGACCTGAACCTGGTGAACCTCACCAAGGAGGAGATCATCTCCAAGCTGCAG GGACGCTATGGGTGCTGCAGGTTTCTCAGAGATGGACACAAAACACCGAGAGAG GATCCCAACAGGTTGTACTATGAGTCTGCTGAGCTGAAACTGTTTGAGAACATTGAGTGTGAGTGGCCTCTGTTCTGGACCTACCTCATTTTGGATGGCATCTTCATAAACAGCCCAGAACAG GTGCAAGAGTACAGGGAGGCTCTCGATGGAATCCTGATCAAACAGAAGGATGGGATTCGTCTGGTACCTGAGCTATACAGTGTCCCTTCTGATAAG GTGGATGTGGAGTATGTGAACCCCCACTCAGTGGAGAGGATCCCTATGGGCAAGTGTCCTCTGAAATGGGGGCAGTCTCTTTATGTCCTTGGAAGTCTACTGGCAGAG GGTTTCTTGGCTCCTGGAGAGATTGACCCTCTGAACCGACGCTTCTCCACCATTCCCAAGCCTGATGTTGTTGTGCAgg TCTCCATCTTGGCTGAAACAGAGGAGATAAAGCAGCTGTTGAAGAAGAACGGTATTGATGTGGAGACGGTAGCAGACATCCATCCAATCCGGGTGCAGCCATCTCGTGTACTCAGTCATATTTACGCCAGGCTGG GGCGTAACCAAAGGCTTGGCTTGACGGGGAGACCCTACCGCCGGATTGGAGTGTTGGGAACCTCCAAACTCTACTTCATCCGGAACACCATCTTTGCCTTCACACCGCAG TTCATTGACCATCAGCAGTTCTACCTGGCTCTAGACAACAGGATGATAGTGGAGATGCTGCGAACTGACCTGTCCTACCTCTCCTCTCGATGGAGGATGACCGGACGGCCCACCGTCACCTTCCCCATCTCCCAGACCATGCTGA CCGAAGATCACACTGACCTGGACCCTGCGGTTCTGGCCACGCTTAAGAAATTACAAGATGGTTACTATGGTGGAGCCAG GATACAGACGGGGAAGTTGTCTGAGTTTCTAACCacttcctgctttgcacacctGAGCTTCATGGACAGCG aGAATGATGACCTGGCTGAATATCTGGATCAGCTGTTAGCAACTGCTGTCCCTAACCAGGGGCTGATGGTGGACCGAGGTCAGGGAGGGCTCGTCCGTTTCCGAGCAGCAGCCAATAAGACGCGAGAGATGGTGTCCCTTGTTCAAAAAGCCAAGGAACTTAAAATACACA ATGTTCACATGTTTCTCCCCACCAAGCTGTTCCACTCACCACAGCCTCCTCTCAACCTGAGAGACTCAACCGGACCTCAAAGTAGTCAA AATCCGGATGTGGTGGTGAACTCAGAGTGTAGTTTGCCTAGAGATGCCAGCGGCAACCTTGACTATGATGCTCTGGTCCAGCTGCTTAAAGACACTGAGAACCTACAGGACCAAGCAGACATCCTCTACATCCTTTTCAAAGACAA GGGCATGGAGTGGGACACTACTCTGAGAGGCAGTGGTACTACTGTGCACGTTCTACTGCTGGAGCTCTATGAGAAGGCTGGAGACATGCGGCAGTGGGGACTTATCCGGACAATCTCTGGAATGCTCCGCAAGAAGGTGGAGGAGTTGGACTGG GCTTGCTCTGATTTGTTGGCCCATCAGAAGCACCTGACAGTGGGATTACCTCCAGAGCCTCGTGAGAAGACCATCACAGC ACCCATGCCTCCCGACCAGCTGGCTAAACTGATAGACCAGGCCAGCGAGAACAACGTCACCATTGCCATCCTAACACAG GAGATCATGGTTTATTTGGCCATGAATATGAGGACACAGCCCGGCTTGTTCAGTGAGATGTTCCGTCTGCGTATTGGCCTCATAATCCAGGTCATGGCCACGGAGCTAGCCCAGTCCCTCAACTGCTCTG GTGAGGAGGCCACAGAGAGTCTAATGAGCCTAAGTCCATCGGAACTGAAGAACCTACTGCATCACATCCTCAGCGGAAAAGAGTTTGGCGTGCAGAAGagtg TGCGTTCTATGGACACAGGTGTCAGTCCTGCCATCTCCATCCATGAGGTTGGCCATGTGGGTGCTACCAAGAGTGAGAGAGCAGGCATCAGCAAACTCAAAAGTGACATGAAGATG AATTTGTCTGTACATACACCAGACATTGAGCAAACAGAGTCAGGG AAGCCCCAGTTGCAGTCCTTTGAGTCGTTTGACGCCTCAGTGAACCCGCCAGTGCAAGACAGCCGACACGGCCAGTGGCTGCGGCGGAGGAGACTGGACGGTGCCCTGAACAGAGTGCCAGTGGGCTTCTACCAGAAAGTCTGGAAGATTCTACAGAAA TGTCATGGACTCTCTATTGAGGGATTTGTACTCCCATCATCAACAACACGAGAG ATGACCCCTGGTGAGATAAAGTTTGCAGTGCACGTGGAGACAGTTCTGAACCGTGTTCCTCAGCCCGAGTATCGGCAGCTACTGGTCGAGGCCATCCTGGTGCTGACCATGCTGGCCGACGTGGACATCAACAGCATCGGCAGCATTATCCACGTGGAGAAGATTGTTCACATTGCCAATGACATGTTCTACAAGGAccag AAGGATCTGGGAGCAGCTGAGAATATTCTGGTGCGAGACCAGTCCACAGGCATCTGCAGACTGCTGTATGACAGCGCCCCTAGTGGCCGATTTGGAACCATGACATACCTCACCAAGGCAGTGGCCACCTACGTCCAGGACTTCCTGCCCAGCGGCTCCTGTGCTCTCCAGTAG
- the LOC114790788 gene encoding transmembrane protein 185A isoform X1, producing MNLRGLFQDFNPSKFLIYACLLLFSILLSLRLDGIIQWSYWAVFAPIWLWKLMVIVGASVGTGVWAHNPQYRIEGETCVEFKAMLIAVGIHILLLMFEVLVCDRIERGTHFWLLVFLPLFFVSPISVAACVWGFRHDRSLELEILCSVNILQFIFIALRLDKIISWPWLVVCVPLWILMSFLCLVVLYYIVWSVLFLRSIDIIAEQRRTHITMAISWMTIVVPLLTFEILLVHKLDGHNGFSFIPVFVPLWLSLLTLMATTFGQKGGNHWWFGIRKDFCQFLLELLPFLREYGNISYDMKHEDMEASEETPVPEPPKIAPMFHKKTGVVITQSPGKYFVPPSKLSIDMPD from the exons ATGAATCTCAGGGGGCTTTTCCAGGATTTTAACCCCAG CAAATTCCTCATATATGCCTGCCTGTTGCTATTCTCCATACTGCTGTCCCTGCGGCTGGACGGGATCATCCAGTGGAGCTACTGGGCTGTCTTTGCTCCGATATGGCTGTGGAAGCTCATGGTCATCGTCGGCGCTTCAGTGGGCACTGGCGTGTGGGCCCACAACCCACAGTACCG GATCGAGGGTGAGACCTGTGTGGAATTTAAAGCCATGCTGATTGCCGTTGGTATACACATTCTCCTGCTGATGTTCGAGGTATTGGTGTGTGACCGGATCGAAAGGGGAACACACTTCTGGCTCCTTGTGTTCCTGCCCCTCTTCTTCGTTTCCCCTATATCTGTGGCCGCCTGCGTGTGGGGCTTCCGGCATGACCGGTCCCTGGAG CTGGAGATCCTTTGCTCTGTCAACATCCTCCAGTTTATCTTCATCGCCCTGCGTCTAGATAAAATTATCAGCTGGCCCTGGCTG gtggtgtgtgtgcctCTGTGGATCCTTATGTCCTTTCTGTGCCTGGTGGTGCTGTACTACATCGTCTGGTCTGTGCTGTTCCTCCGCTCCATCGACATCATCGCAGAACAGCGCCGCACCCACATCACCATGGCGATCAGCTGGATGACCATTGTTGTGCCTCTCCTCACGTTTGAG ATACTGCTGGTCCATAAGCTGGACGGCCATAACGGGTTCAGCTTCATCCCCGTGTTTGTGCCTCTCTGGCTGTCTCTGCTAACTCTTATGGCCACCACCTTTGGACAGAAAGGTGGCAATCACT gGTGGTTTGGGATCCGAAAGGACTTCTGCCAGTTCCTGCTGGAGCTCTTGCCTTTCCTGCGTGAATATGGCAACATCTCCTACGACATGAAGCACGAGGACATGGAGGCATCCGAGGAGACGCCTGTCCCCGAGCCACCAAAGATAGCCCCCATGTTCCACAAAAAGACTGGGGTGGTGATCACCCAGAGCCCTGGCAAATATTTTGTACCTCCTTCCAAACTGTCCATAGACATGCCAGACTGA
- the LOC114790788 gene encoding transmembrane protein 185A isoform X2, translating to MVIVGASVGTGVWAHNPQYRIEGETCVEFKAMLIAVGIHILLLMFEVLVCDRIERGTHFWLLVFLPLFFVSPISVAACVWGFRHDRSLELEILCSVNILQFIFIALRLDKIISWPWLVVCVPLWILMSFLCLVVLYYIVWSVLFLRSIDIIAEQRRTHITMAISWMTIVVPLLTFEILLVHKLDGHNGFSFIPVFVPLWLSLLTLMATTFGQKGGNHWWFGIRKDFCQFLLELLPFLREYGNISYDMKHEDMEASEETPVPEPPKIAPMFHKKTGVVITQSPGKYFVPPSKLSIDMPD from the exons ATGGTCATCGTCGGCGCTTCAGTGGGCACTGGCGTGTGGGCCCACAACCCACAGTACCG GATCGAGGGTGAGACCTGTGTGGAATTTAAAGCCATGCTGATTGCCGTTGGTATACACATTCTCCTGCTGATGTTCGAGGTATTGGTGTGTGACCGGATCGAAAGGGGAACACACTTCTGGCTCCTTGTGTTCCTGCCCCTCTTCTTCGTTTCCCCTATATCTGTGGCCGCCTGCGTGTGGGGCTTCCGGCATGACCGGTCCCTGGAG CTGGAGATCCTTTGCTCTGTCAACATCCTCCAGTTTATCTTCATCGCCCTGCGTCTAGATAAAATTATCAGCTGGCCCTGGCTG gtggtgtgtgtgcctCTGTGGATCCTTATGTCCTTTCTGTGCCTGGTGGTGCTGTACTACATCGTCTGGTCTGTGCTGTTCCTCCGCTCCATCGACATCATCGCAGAACAGCGCCGCACCCACATCACCATGGCGATCAGCTGGATGACCATTGTTGTGCCTCTCCTCACGTTTGAG ATACTGCTGGTCCATAAGCTGGACGGCCATAACGGGTTCAGCTTCATCCCCGTGTTTGTGCCTCTCTGGCTGTCTCTGCTAACTCTTATGGCCACCACCTTTGGACAGAAAGGTGGCAATCACT gGTGGTTTGGGATCCGAAAGGACTTCTGCCAGTTCCTGCTGGAGCTCTTGCCTTTCCTGCGTGAATATGGCAACATCTCCTACGACATGAAGCACGAGGACATGGAGGCATCCGAGGAGACGCCTGTCCCCGAGCCACCAAAGATAGCCCCCATGTTCCACAAAAAGACTGGGGTGGTGATCACCCAGAGCCCTGGCAAATATTTTGTACCTCCTTCCAAACTGTCCATAGACATGCCAGACTGA
- the ankrd46b gene encoding ankyrin repeat domain-containing protein 46, with protein sequence MSYVFINDSSQTSVPLLQSCIDGDLGFARRLLETGGDPNIRDNRGRTGLHLAAARGNVEICRFLHKFGADLLATDYQGNTALHMCGHVDTIQYLVSNGLKIDICNHNGSTPLVLAKRRGVNKDAIRLLEGLEEQEVKGFNRGAHSKLETMQMAENESAMESHSLLNPNLQNSEGVLSSFRTTWQEFVEDLGFWRVLLLLVVIALLSLGIAYYVSGVLPFSASHLELVH encoded by the exons ATGTCATATGTCTTCATCAACGACTCGTCGCAGACCAGCGTGCCACTGCTGCAGTCCTGCATCGACGGTGACCTGGGCTTTGCCAGACGGCTCCTGGAGACGGGCGGTGACCCGAACATCCGTGACAACCGCGGCCGCACGGGCCTCCACCTTGCGGCTGCCCGCGGCAATGTGGAGATCTGCCGTTTCCTGCACAAGTTTGGTGCGGACCTGCTGGCCACCGATTACCAGGGTAACACGGCACTGCACATGTGCGGACATGTGGACACCATCCAGTACCTGGTGTCCAACGGTTTAAAGATCGATATTTG TAACCACAATGGTTCAACCCCACTGGTGCTGGCAAAGAGGCGGGGAGTCAACAAGGACGCCATTCGACTGTTAGAGGGACTGGAGGAACAGGAGGTGAAGGGGTTCAACAGAGGAGCCCACTCCAAACTGGAGACCATGCAGATGGCTGAGAACGAAAG TGCAATGGAGAGCCATTCCCTACTCAACCCTAACCTGCAGAACAGCGAAGGGGTGCTGTCCAGCTTTCGCACCACCTGGCAGGAGTTCGTGGAGGACCTGGGCTTCTGGAGGGTCCTGCTCCTGCTGGTCGTCATCGCCCTCCTGTCCCTCGGCATCGCTTACTATGTCAGTGGAGTTTTGCCTTTCTCCGCAAGCCACTTGGAGCTGGTGCACTGA